The following proteins are co-located in the Patescibacteria group bacterium genome:
- a CDS encoding enolase, which yields MSKITTIKAREIIDSRGDPTVEVDIALDGGGVTSANVGSGTSIGSYEMHELRDGDLGRLRGRGVTRVVENVNHYLAPQIIGMEFNNQKVFDQYIVGLDGTPSLEHYGANGILCLSYAYAMAEADRQKQPAYVSFRMLREDLDPSAKLEIPKPMINIFNGGKLAAFSTDAQEFNIVIKNASSFRQALQVGADIYHAVGTILQKSGFGKQVGDEGGYSVPNATTDQGMSLIVEGTQLAGYKAEDMALCWMWQRIICTPMRDCIIFLITMVMYRHNI from the coding sequence TTGTCTAAAATAACCACCATAAAAGCCAGAGAAATTATCGACTCGCGAGGAGACCCGACGGTAGAAGTTGACATCGCCCTAGACGGCGGTGGCGTTACTTCCGCTAACGTTGGTAGTGGCACCTCTATTGGCTCATACGAAATGCATGAACTACGCGATGGCGATTTAGGCCGTTTGCGAGGCCGCGGCGTTACCCGCGTAGTAGAAAACGTTAATCATTATCTAGCGCCGCAAATTATCGGGATGGAATTTAATAATCAAAAAGTTTTTGATCAGTACATCGTTGGCCTAGACGGCACTCCCAGTTTGGAGCATTACGGCGCCAACGGCATCCTCTGCCTGTCGTATGCGTATGCAATGGCCGAAGCAGATCGTCAAAAACAGCCGGCGTATGTTAGCTTTCGAATGCTTAGGGAAGATTTAGACCCGAGCGCCAAATTAGAAATCCCTAAGCCAATGATTAACATCTTTAACGGTGGCAAATTGGCGGCTTTCTCTACCGACGCGCAAGAATTTAACATTGTGATCAAAAATGCCTCTAGTTTTAGGCAAGCGTTGCAAGTTGGGGCGGATATTTATCATGCTGTAGGCACCATTTTGCAGAAAAGTGGGTTTGGCAAGCAGGTGGGCGATGAAGGTGGGTATTCGGTGCCAAACGCTACCACCGATCAGGGTATGTCGCTGATTGTTGAGGGCACGCAGTTGGCCGGCTACAAAGCCGAAGACATGGCATTGTGTTGGATGTGGCAGCGAATAATCTGTACACCGATGCGCGATTGTATCATCTTTCTCATCACGATGGTGATGTACCGGCACAATATCTAA
- a CDS encoding flippase yields the protein MNLTRKVAWNTAVQGFGRLLAILVSFASVKILTVNLGPAGYGEYAAILNYVTFFAVLADFGFFWILVKELSVVTDRERTNYITGNIMAFRAIFATIVLACAVIAVYLAPAGSIAILTPAVKWGILVVAIATFWQSMNSTMVAVFQAHFRMEAPVITDIIGRIISLIVLIPFIIWHLNVAWLVSAMVWGGFINFVLNIIAGRKYADFGFKFDFAYWRKIWSECAILGVVSVLALVYFKIDGVMLSIMRSATDVGIYSAPYKVIEIINFFPAIFMGLIFTALAQSWQTDKKRAATLINRSTEAMTLIIFPILIAGIVLAKPIMQFVTSTSYADYSTVTLNILNHHLVFNGVMVLQLLLVAVTIDAFANIYGKGIIAFGSTKLLLWPNVIAVLVNIGLNLYVIPRWSYAGTTFVTIITELIVLIIQIVIIKRYVKMVLPWKMFGRTILATLMMAIVLLPLRDVNALIGLGVGAVVYTAFAWLFGAITPETVQMVFKKNEGEVSTKL from the coding sequence ATGAATCTAACGCGAAAAGTGGCGTGGAATACCGCCGTGCAAGGTTTTGGCCGCCTGCTGGCCATTTTAGTGTCGTTTGCCAGCGTCAAAATTTTAACCGTTAACCTGGGCCCGGCCGGCTACGGAGAGTACGCTGCTATTCTAAACTACGTTACCTTTTTTGCCGTGCTAGCCGATTTTGGTTTTTTCTGGATTTTAGTTAAAGAGCTATCAGTAGTTACCGATCGCGAGCGCACCAACTACATCACCGGTAACATTATGGCGTTTCGCGCCATCTTTGCCACTATCGTATTGGCTTGCGCCGTTATTGCCGTTTATTTGGCGCCAGCCGGCTCCATCGCCATTCTAACGCCAGCCGTTAAATGGGGCATTTTGGTGGTAGCTATCGCCACATTTTGGCAATCCATGAACAGTACTATGGTGGCGGTTTTTCAAGCGCATTTTAGGATGGAAGCGCCGGTTATTACCGATATCATCGGACGCATTATCTCGCTGATTGTTTTAATCCCGTTTATCATCTGGCATTTGAACGTGGCTTGGCTGGTTTCGGCGATGGTGTGGGGCGGATTTATTAATTTTGTCTTGAACATTATTGCCGGCCGCAAATACGCCGACTTTGGTTTTAAGTTTGATTTTGCATACTGGCGCAAAATTTGGTCGGAATGCGCTATTTTAGGCGTGGTTTCGGTGCTGGCGTTGGTCTATTTTAAGATCGACGGCGTGATGTTATCGATTATGAGAAGCGCCACCGATGTGGGTATTTATTCGGCGCCTTATAAAGTGATTGAAATTATCAACTTTTTCCCCGCCATCTTTATGGGGTTGATTTTTACGGCGTTAGCGCAAAGCTGGCAGACGGACAAAAAACGAGCGGCCACGCTGATTAATCGATCAACCGAAGCGATGACCTTGATCATCTTTCCCATTCTAATTGCCGGCATTGTGCTAGCCAAACCGATTATGCAGTTTGTTACCTCTACCAGTTATGCCGACTACTCCACCGTTACCTTGAATATTTTGAACCATCATTTGGTGTTTAACGGGGTGATGGTGTTGCAACTGTTGTTAGTTGCGGTAACTATTGATGCGTTTGCCAACATTTACGGCAAGGGGATCATTGCGTTTGGGTCAACAAAGCTGTTATTGTGGCCCAACGTCATCGCCGTTTTAGTGAATATTGGGCTTAATTTATACGTTATTCCGCGCTGGTCTTACGCCGGAACCACCTTTGTCACTATCATTACTGAATTAATTGTGTTAATAATTCAGATAGTCATTATTAAGCGATACGTTAAGATGGTTTTGCCATGGAAGATGTTTGGCCGCACCATTTTGGCTACCCTAATGATGGCGATAGTGCTTTTGCCACTGCGAGACGTGAACGCGTTAATTGGACTTGGGGTAGGAGCAGTGGTTTATACTGCGTTTGCTTGGCTCTTTGGCGCTATCACGCCTGAAACGGTGCAGATGGTGTTTAAGAAAAACGAGGGCGAGGTAAGCACTAAACTCTAA
- a CDS encoding glycosyltransferase family 1 protein, translating into MKIGIDIQTTLGQKTGFGFYVDNLVKAMQKIRGDNELAFFYPDSEHDLSTPQRWWWDQISLPKAAYKAKVDLLHQPAFSVPIWYPGKKIVTIHDTISLFYTDIPFVSRQYYAKWMPFSYNYGDHFITISNHSKKDIMERMHIPADKITVTYEAADERFRLPVSADKKHEVCAKYGIKPPFLLDVGTLNPRKNLEFLIKAFAKSIKHLDKPYQLVLTGKKGWHYDQLFKLVEDLGLNDRVIFTGYVDDDDKPALYHASTMFVFPSVYEGFGLPPLEAMTCGVPVISSNTSSLPEVVGDGGISLDPHDEAEWVKSIIEVLSHEKLHHDLSERAAKQAAKFSWDRCAKETLAVYEMFKK; encoded by the coding sequence ATGAAGATAGGTATTGATATTCAAACCACCCTGGGCCAGAAAACCGGCTTTGGATTTTATGTGGACAATTTGGTCAAAGCCATGCAAAAAATTCGGGGAGATAACGAATTGGCGTTTTTTTATCCGGATTCAGAGCACGATTTATCCACCCCGCAGCGCTGGTGGTGGGATCAGATCAGTTTACCCAAAGCTGCTTACAAAGCCAAAGTAGATTTATTGCACCAACCGGCTTTTTCGGTGCCTATTTGGTATCCAGGTAAAAAAATTGTCACCATTCACGATACCATCAGCCTGTTTTACACCGACATTCCGTTTGTTTCACGCCAATATTACGCCAAATGGATGCCGTTTTCGTATAATTATGGCGACCACTTTATCACCATCTCAAATCACTCCAAAAAAGACATCATGGAGCGAATGCATATTCCGGCAGATAAAATTACCGTCACCTACGAAGCGGCTGACGAGCGATTTCGCCTCCCGGTATCGGCAGACAAAAAACATGAAGTTTGTGCCAAATACGGCATCAAACCGCCATTTTTACTAGATGTCGGCACCTTAAATCCTCGCAAAAACTTAGAGTTTTTAATTAAAGCTTTCGCCAAATCAATCAAGCATTTGGACAAGCCGTATCAACTGGTGCTAACTGGCAAAAAAGGCTGGCATTATGACCAGTTGTTTAAGTTGGTTGAGGATTTGGGCTTAAACGATCGGGTAATTTTTACCGGATATGTGGACGATGATGACAAACCGGCGCTTTATCACGCTTCTACGATGTTTGTTTTCCCATCGGTTTATGAAGGATTTGGTCTGCCACCGCTAGAGGCGATGACCTGTGGCGTGCCGGTCATTTCCAGCAATACCTCTTCCTTGCCCGAGGTGGTAGGTGATGGCGGTATTAGTTTAGACCCGCACGACGAAGCGGAATGGGTAAAATCGATTATTGAAGTTTTATCGCATGAAAAGCTTCACCATGACTTAAGCGAGCGCGCCGCTAAGCAGGCCGCAAAGTTCTCTTGGGATCGCTGCGCTAAAGAAACCCTAGCCGTTTACGAAATGTTTAAGAAATAA
- a CDS encoding 6-pyruvoyl-tetrahydropterin synthase-related protein, which yields MKIKLSPWLLLVLAALIWRAVYAYWTPTHFNYLVPPGDDAANHLYYITTMLQNKISLVTSGYPMGFHLIIIALTKILHMTALKAVIWFTPLLLILPIISIYLAGKKIFESEMVGAVAAAIWAFIALGPVRAFGDGNYPNLLASSVILPLAVAYVYLLVSKPSWKNLIYAVVFSMLIVLTHHLTVVYLLIAVGPWALIYGVNQLWKKRHHEKIGMILWVIVGILLFVGLGWLIIGPIATPFIENIIQGRSLAEYFGSGSNSVSWQMLLELNNPVLVYTGLIGLVAMLFSRTRFPQKMLMIFWVLILIWFSTTSFFGLPGRFVRELAIPLSLCGGFLGWQLWQWANAHRRGWMVVAIIVLGIGVDFVGSFHRPYALPDPFHSLIRVSNDQSGAFQFMNTITPESGVIMANNGNPFIKYLVNRNVLTIISPTQLNGDVNHSDVFTIYIASRPPLTSEDVYPYYANYDQISAKMRTFSSFRLSAKYPDGTEIYTRSGVSN from the coding sequence GTGAAGATAAAACTTTCTCCATGGTTGTTGTTGGTGTTAGCCGCTCTCATCTGGCGAGCGGTCTATGCTTATTGGACCCCAACACATTTTAATTATCTGGTGCCTCCGGGCGATGATGCGGCGAATCACCTATATTACATTACCACTATGCTCCAGAATAAGATCTCGTTAGTGACCAGCGGCTATCCAATGGGATTCCACCTAATTATTATCGCTCTGACCAAAATATTGCATATGACGGCGCTAAAAGCGGTAATTTGGTTTACTCCATTGCTGTTGATTTTGCCGATTATTTCGATCTATTTGGCTGGAAAAAAGATTTTTGAAAGTGAGATGGTGGGGGCGGTGGCTGCGGCGATTTGGGCGTTTATTGCACTTGGGCCAGTTAGGGCGTTTGGAGATGGTAATTATCCGAATTTACTGGCTTCTAGCGTCATATTGCCGCTGGCGGTAGCCTATGTTTATCTGTTGGTTTCCAAACCGTCTTGGAAAAATCTAATCTATGCCGTTGTATTCTCAATGCTTATCGTACTGACTCACCATTTGACGGTGGTTTATTTATTAATCGCAGTCGGGCCGTGGGCACTAATATATGGTGTTAATCAACTGTGGAAAAAGCGACATCACGAGAAAATTGGGATGATTTTATGGGTAATTGTGGGGATATTGTTGTTTGTCGGGCTTGGTTGGCTGATTATCGGACCAATTGCCACGCCGTTTATTGAGAACATCATCCAAGGCAGGTCGCTGGCCGAATATTTTGGCTCCGGCAGTAACTCGGTTTCGTGGCAAATGCTATTAGAATTGAATAACCCGGTGTTAGTTTATACCGGATTAATTGGGCTGGTGGCGATGCTTTTTTCGCGTACTCGTTTTCCACAAAAGATGTTGATGATATTTTGGGTGCTAATTTTGATCTGGTTTAGCACCACCTCGTTTTTTGGATTACCCGGACGTTTTGTGCGTGAGTTGGCTATTCCGTTATCGTTGTGCGGCGGATTTTTGGGGTGGCAACTATGGCAATGGGCAAACGCGCATCGCCGCGGATGGATGGTGGTGGCCATTATTGTGCTTGGTATTGGTGTTGACTTTGTTGGTAGTTTTCATCGTCCGTACGCGTTACCCGACCCTTTTCATAGCTTAATCAGAGTCTCTAATGATCAGTCTGGGGCGTTTCAATTTATGAACACGATTACTCCCGAAAGCGGGGTAATTATGGCCAATAATGGCAACCCGTTTATTAAGTATTTAGTTAATCGCAACGTTTTAACCATTATTTCGCCTACGCAGCTAAACGGTGATGTGAATCATAGTGATGTGTTCACAATCTACATCGCTTCACGCCCACCGTTAACTTCGGAGGATGTTTATCCGTATTATGCTAATTATGATCAAATATCGGCCAAAATGAGAACTTTTTCTAGCTTCAGATTGTCAGCAAAATATCCGGATGGAACCGAAATTTACACTCGGTCCGGAGTTTCGAACTAA
- a CDS encoding adenylyltransferase/cytidyltransferase family protein has product MTTDKKIIKYADLAKVRRNVSKNRQTIAFTSGCYDMLHMGHIIHFNYCKSKGDILVVSVGNDQNVSELKGPSRPIVTESFRARHIAALACVDYVVISEEMGIMDHNRMLELLKPDIYVVPVSDKLLNAKKELVSRNGGKVHTCRRIPPEHLKGGISTTKLEEKIRKNTSIL; this is encoded by the coding sequence ATGACAACCGATAAAAAAATAATCAAATATGCTGATCTGGCAAAGGTTAGGCGAAATGTATCGAAAAATCGCCAGACGATCGCATTCACCTCTGGCTGCTACGATATGCTTCATATGGGACACATTATTCATTTTAACTACTGCAAAAGTAAAGGTGATATTTTGGTTGTTAGTGTGGGTAACGATCAAAATGTTTCCGAGCTAAAAGGACCAAGCAGACCGATTGTGACCGAAAGTTTTCGGGCCAGACACATTGCTGCCTTAGCGTGCGTTGATTACGTGGTGATAAGCGAGGAAATGGGCATCATGGATCACAACCGCATGCTAGAGCTACTTAAACCGGATATTTACGTTGTCCCCGTATCAGACAAGTTGCTAAATGCCAAAAAAGAGCTGGTCAGTCGAAACGGCGGCAAAGTACACACCTGCCGACGGATCCCGCCGGAACATCTGAAAGGCGGTATTTCCACCACCAAATTGGAAGAAAAGATCCGTAAAAATACTAGTATTTTGTAA
- the pseB gene encoding UDP-N-acetylglucosamine 4,6-dehydratase (inverting) produces MLDDKTILITGGTGSFGKKFTERIFKEYNPKKIIIYSRDEFKQYMMQKQYPQFKDKLRYFIGDVRDRERLHRAFDGVDVVIHAAAIKHVPAAEYNPFEAVQTNIMGAKNVIDAAIDRGVKQIVALSTDKAANPINLYGATKLVSDKLFTSANAYVGGKDTVFSVVRYGNVAGSRGSVIPFFKSLVDRGEKSLPVTDLRMTRFMITLDQGVDLVFRAIKEARGGEIYVAKIPSFKISDLARVMHPKGKINEIGIREGEKLHEVMITEEDSRLTYDYGDHHIIYPNFEWWSMDTHFKEGGNKVPDGFRYASDTNELWMDIPELTKFIESLEVTY; encoded by the coding sequence ATGTTAGATGACAAGACAATACTGATCACCGGTGGCACCGGATCTTTCGGCAAAAAGTTTACCGAACGCATTTTTAAGGAATACAACCCCAAGAAAATCATCATTTACTCTCGTGATGAATTTAAACAGTACATGATGCAAAAGCAGTACCCACAGTTCAAAGACAAACTACGCTATTTTATCGGTGATGTCCGAGATCGGGAACGCCTACATCGCGCTTTTGATGGTGTTGATGTGGTTATTCACGCCGCCGCCATCAAACACGTACCCGCCGCAGAGTACAACCCGTTTGAAGCAGTTCAGACCAATATTATGGGCGCTAAAAATGTCATCGATGCCGCCATCGACCGCGGAGTGAAGCAAATTGTTGCCCTGTCTACCGATAAAGCGGCCAATCCGATCAACCTTTACGGCGCCACCAAATTAGTTTCCGACAAGCTGTTTACCTCGGCAAACGCCTACGTTGGCGGCAAAGACACTGTTTTCAGCGTGGTCAGATACGGCAACGTGGCCGGAAGCCGCGGCTCGGTTATTCCATTCTTTAAATCGCTGGTAGATCGCGGCGAAAAATCGCTGCCGGTAACCGACCTGCGTATGACTCGTTTTATGATTACCCTAGATCAAGGCGTGGATTTGGTTTTTCGCGCCATTAAAGAAGCCAGGGGCGGCGAAATTTACGTTGCCAAAATTCCATCGTTTAAAATTTCAGATTTAGCTCGCGTCATGCATCCGAAAGGCAAAATTAACGAAATCGGCATCCGCGAAGGCGAAAAATTGCATGAAGTAATGATAACCGAGGAAGATTCTCGCTTAACTTACGACTACGGCGACCATCACATCATCTACCCCAACTTTGAATGGTGGTCTATGGATACGCACTTCAAAGAGGGTGGCAACAAGGTGCCGGACGGTTTTCGATATGCCTCGGACACCAATGAATTATGGATGGATATTCCGGAATTAACCAAATTTATTGAATCATTGGAAGTGACTTACTAA
- the pseC gene encoding UDP-4-amino-4,6-dideoxy-N-acetyl-beta-L-altrosamine transaminase — translation MLDHFISYGKQWIDDDDIKAVTETLKSDFLTQGPKLAEFEKAICDYTGAKYCVAVSNGTAALHLAVLALDLPKGEGITTPNTFAASANCLLYAGLKPVFADIKTDTYNIDPAEITQKITKDTRVIVAVDFAGQAADMEDIYQMAQAKGIAVIEDAAHAIGSKYADGSLVGSCKYSDLTTFSFHPVKTITTGEGGAITTNDEKLYQKLLLLRSHGITKDAALLGQNPGPWYYEMQQIGFNYRLTDIQAALGISQFKKLDRFVTRRREIVDQYNTAFASNGLITTPHEKAGLNSTFHLYVVKIDYAKLGKTRSEVMIELKNQNIGTQVHYIPVHLLPYYQKQFGYKTGDYPVAENYYDHCLSLPLYPKMTDEDVKLVIKTINQTLS, via the coding sequence ATGCTTGATCATTTTATTTCATACGGTAAACAGTGGATTGATGACGATGATATCAAAGCTGTCACCGAGACGCTTAAAAGTGATTTTTTGACCCAAGGCCCAAAGCTGGCTGAATTTGAAAAGGCCATTTGCGATTATACCGGCGCTAAATACTGTGTTGCGGTATCAAACGGCACTGCCGCTTTGCATTTGGCTGTTTTGGCGCTAGATTTGCCAAAAGGCGAAGGCATTACGACACCAAATACCTTTGCTGCCTCGGCTAACTGTTTGTTATACGCCGGACTAAAGCCGGTTTTTGCCGACATCAAAACAGATACATATAATATTGACCCGGCCGAAATTACCCAGAAAATTACCAAAGACACCAGAGTGATTGTGGCGGTGGATTTTGCCGGACAAGCTGCGGATATGGAAGATATTTACCAAATGGCGCAAGCAAAAGGGATTGCGGTAATTGAAGACGCCGCGCACGCGATCGGATCAAAATATGCTGATGGCAGTTTGGTTGGATCATGTAAATATTCAGATTTGACCACTTTTTCGTTTCATCCGGTTAAAACCATCACCACCGGTGAAGGTGGTGCTATTACCACAAACGATGAGAAACTGTATCAGAAGTTGCTTTTACTGCGGTCTCACGGCATCACCAAAGATGCGGCGCTGCTTGGCCAAAACCCCGGCCCATGGTATTACGAAATGCAACAGATCGGGTTTAACTATCGCTTAACCGACATTCAAGCGGCATTGGGCATTAGTCAGTTTAAAAAACTAGATCGATTCGTGACGCGTCGCCGTGAAATCGTAGATCAATATAATACTGCGTTTGCCAGCAACGGTTTAATCACAACCCCGCACGAAAAAGCTGGATTAAATTCGACCTTTCATTTATACGTGGTTAAAATTGACTATGCCAAATTGGGCAAAACGCGGTCAGAGGTCATGATTGAACTAAAAAACCAAAACATCGGCACTCAAGTGCATTATATTCCGGTTCACCTACTGCCGTATTATCAAAAACAGTTTGGCTATAAGACCGGTGATTATCCGGTTGCCGAAAATTATTATGACCACTGCCTTAGCTTGCCTCTTTACCCCAAAATGACCGACGAGGATGTTAAGTTAGTAATCAAGACCATTAACCAAACACTGAGTTAG
- a CDS encoding glycosyltransferase family protein, which produces MTGIIIQARYNASRLPGKVLKELPLGSGISVLAQVIRRLKKCQLADLVILATTENQSDDALVDVANAEKIQCYRGSTENLLERYYKAAQKYNLSTIVRITADCPCIDPKEVDRLIKKHLATNSDFTSMALGPRTYPHGIEVEVFSISALEQSYQNATTDYEKEHINIYAEETAPQKFKITSAPAPKSLTSPDIRITLDTPKDYTLLCAVYDFLYPADPFFDTAAIIKLFKLRPWLYEINRDVVQKKMYATVKDELLEAEKVLGLQELHRARKFILQQLENNDQQS; this is translated from the coding sequence ATGACTGGCATTATTATTCAAGCCCGATACAATGCATCTCGCTTGCCGGGAAAGGTGTTGAAAGAGCTGCCTTTAGGTAGTGGAATTTCAGTGTTGGCGCAAGTAATTAGACGACTAAAAAAGTGCCAGCTGGCTGATTTGGTGATTTTGGCCACCACCGAGAATCAATCAGATGACGCCTTAGTGGACGTTGCCAACGCAGAGAAGATCCAATGCTATCGCGGCAGTACCGAGAATTTACTGGAGCGATATTACAAAGCGGCGCAAAAATATAACCTCAGCACAATCGTACGTATTACCGCCGATTGTCCATGCATTGACCCAAAAGAGGTTGATCGGCTAATTAAGAAACACCTAGCCACCAATAGCGATTTCACTTCGATGGCGCTGGGGCCGCGCACATATCCGCACGGCATTGAAGTTGAGGTTTTCTCAATCAGCGCACTGGAGCAATCATACCAAAACGCCACCACGGATTACGAAAAAGAGCATATCAACATCTACGCCGAAGAAACCGCACCGCAGAAATTCAAAATCACCTCTGCTCCCGCCCCCAAATCACTTACCTCTCCGGACATCCGCATCACTCTAGACACCCCCAAAGACTACACCTTATTGTGCGCCGTGTATGACTTCCTTTATCCTGCGGACCCATTTTTCGACACAGCCGCAATTATCAAGCTATTTAAACTGCGTCCGTGGCTGTACGAGATCAATCGTGATGTAGTGCAAAAAAAGATGTATGCCACCGTCAAAGACGAGCTGCTAGAGGCAGAGAAGGTGCTGGGACTGCAGGAATTACATCGCGCTCGAAAATTTATCTTGCAGCAGCTGGAGAATAATGACCAACAATCCTAA
- the pseG gene encoding UDP-2,4-diacetamido-2,4,6-trideoxy-beta-L-altropyranose hydrolase, which produces MTNNPKIYIVTEGGGDIGYGHLMRCLSLCQAFAEKNIAPVMLIDSDGAKVKLNQFPNAEMLAWHKNLDLLYNHIKDADVVIVDSLLAPESLWTDIHNYCKVAVLLDDFIRRKHVKGVVVDWTVLADQKFYQEQNHDVTYLLGTKYTALRQEFWDIPPKQISPTLTNILVTFGGSDVANMTPLVVELLKSHYPHADVKVIIGPGFTNLKEIEGLAYLSCELIMQPSASEMVKLMLWADVCISAGGQTFYELARVGTPTIGVQVADNQRDDVSGWTATGFLQFAGEADDPNIKQEIANQLDHLANFELREKVSKIGQTQIDGQGARRLVKAILEEA; this is translated from the coding sequence ATGACCAACAATCCTAAAATTTACATCGTAACCGAGGGTGGGGGTGATATTGGATACGGCCACCTGATGCGTTGCCTATCACTCTGCCAAGCGTTCGCGGAAAAAAACATTGCGCCCGTAATGCTAATTGATAGTGATGGCGCCAAAGTTAAGCTTAATCAATTTCCAAATGCGGAAATGTTGGCCTGGCATAAAAACCTAGATTTACTCTACAATCACATTAAAGACGCCGATGTGGTGATTGTTGACTCATTGCTGGCACCGGAATCGCTTTGGACCGACATCCACAACTACTGCAAGGTAGCGGTTTTATTGGATGATTTTATTCGTCGCAAACATGTAAAAGGCGTTGTTGTTGACTGGACAGTGTTGGCCGACCAAAAATTTTATCAAGAGCAAAACCATGACGTCACTTACCTACTTGGCACCAAATACACCGCTTTGCGCCAAGAGTTTTGGGACATACCACCAAAGCAAATCAGCCCGACTCTTACGAACATTTTAGTCACGTTCGGCGGCAGCGATGTGGCTAATATGACACCATTAGTAGTTGAATTACTCAAAAGTCATTATCCCCACGCCGACGTGAAGGTGATAATTGGCCCCGGCTTTACCAACTTGAAGGAAATTGAAGGATTAGCGTATTTGAGCTGCGAGCTAATTATGCAACCCTCCGCTTCAGAGATGGTTAAGTTGATGCTGTGGGCGGATGTTTGCATTAGCGCCGGCGGTCAAACTTTTTACGAGCTAGCCCGCGTGGGCACGCCCACTATCGGGGTGCAAGTAGCAGATAACCAGCGCGATGATGTTTCAGGTTGGACTGCAACCGGTTTTCTGCAATTTGCCGGAGAAGCTGATGACCCTAATATTAAACAAGAAATCGCCAATCAACTTGATCATCTAGCTAATTTTGAATTACGAGAAAAAGTTTCAAAAATTGGACAAACACAAATTGACGGGCAGGGCGCGCGGCGTTTAGTCAAAGCGATTTTGGAGGAGGCATGA
- a CDS encoding class I SAM-dependent methyltransferase — protein MLFKDFEGLKFPVEYVTRYFFKEKLHTQSGRVLELGSGNGNNLMLFYQYGWDVVGADIDPELIKQADHNFKLTGLKNHYEHVAADMVEFVEKYQGEPFDAFLMPHSIYYLPMDQIVRLLDLIKSKKLIKPNASFFLTVRTPEDYRFGRGKQIGDKTYELAIDETGEKGCTITFFSEFEIIELLKKYFTIDSLHVSRQLYGNFMHDRLVNNSDITIWGNITIRK, from the coding sequence ATGTTATTTAAGGATTTTGAGGGATTAAAATTTCCGGTTGAATACGTAACCCGATATTTTTTCAAAGAAAAACTGCATACCCAGTCCGGTCGAGTTTTGGAACTGGGCTCAGGTAATGGCAATAATTTGATGCTATTTTATCAGTATGGTTGGGATGTGGTAGGCGCCGATATTGATCCCGAGCTCATTAAACAAGCCGATCACAACTTTAAGCTAACCGGGCTAAAAAACCACTACGAGCACGTAGCGGCCGATATGGTGGAATTCGTGGAAAAGTATCAAGGCGAGCCGTTTGATGCGTTTCTAATGCCCCACAGCATCTACTACTTACCAATGGATCAGATTGTCAGGCTACTCGATTTGATTAAAAGCAAAAAGCTAATCAAACCCAATGCTTCGTTTTTTCTTACCGTGCGAACACCAGAGGATTATCGGTTCGGCCGCGGCAAACAAATCGGTGACAAAACATACGAATTGGCCATCGACGAAACCGGTGAAAAAGGTTGTACTATCACGTTTTTCAGCGAATTTGAAATCATCGAGCTATTAAAAAAATATTTTACTATCGATTCGCTCCATGTCTCTAGACAGCTGTATGGTAATTTTATGCATGATCGGTTGGTCAATAACAGCGATATTACTATTTGGGGTAACATTACAATTCGAAAATAG